The stretch of DNA TTTCGGTTGATGATTTTAGCTATTACGAGTTGGCGGATGCGTGCGGGGTGTTGCCCGATTTGCGGCGGCTGAATGAGATGGCTTCGCCGGTTTCGAGTCCGTTGCATGTGTTGCGGGAATCGTCTCCGGGGGTGAGTACGAATCTGTTTCAGGTGGTGACGGGTGAGCTGATCGGGCGGAAGGTGATTGAGGGGTACGAAGACGATTCGGGTTTCATTGGCGACAAATTGGTCTCGGTGATGCCGAGCCGGTTGCGGAATCAGAAGATCGCCGGCTTTAAGGCGTTAGCCGGGCCGACGGAGGTTTCCGAAGGGCATCCGTATGAGGAGTCGACGTTTGAGGAGAAGTACGTCACCTCGGAGGAATCGAAGCAGGGGCGGATTCTCACGATCAACGAAGAGTTGATTGCCTTTGACCAGACGGGCGAGATCAATCGCCGTGCGATGGCGTTGGGGTTTTATCTACGTCAGGAGCGCGAGCGGACGATCGTGCGGGGCGTGACTGACGCGGATGCGGCGAGTTCGAAGTATGTCTATCGGCCGAACGGGGCTGGTCAGGCGCTTTATAAGACCGACGGTTCGAATCGGAACTGGGTGGGCAGCGGGAATACGACGTCGACGGCGTTTAACAGTGCGGTGCCGTTGGCGGATTGGACCGACGTCGACACAGTGTTGCAGTACCGGGCGACGCAGGTCACGGACGATCGCATCGACGGGACGGCCCGTCCGATGGTGATGCCGGTCAAGCACATGTTGGTGCCCGAAGCCTTGCGGGGGACGGCGATGAGTGTCGCCAACTCGACGCAGGTCACCGTCACGAGCGGCGATAATGAGACGACGTTTGCGAATCCGATTCATGGATTGGCCGAGGTGCTCAGTTCGCCGTTTATTGACGAGCAAGGGGGCCAGGCGGTCAATGATTGGTACCTGGGCGATTTTGCGCGGCAGTTTGTCTGGACGGAAATTTGGCCGGTGCAGACGTTCCTGCAGCGAGCGGACAGCGAATCGGCGTTTGATCGCGACGTCGTGTTGCGGGTGAAGGTGCGATACTACGGCGGCGTTTCGGCGGTGGATACGTCGTTTGTGACGAAGGTGGATGGTGCTTGATGTGTGGGGGGAGTGGCCGGTGGTTAGTGGCCGGTGGCCAGAAATAGTAGGCAGTAGGCAGAGGGCAGTAGGCAGAGAAGAGTGGCTGGCGGTCGGTGAAGGGTAGGCGGGAGACCTTCGGTCGGGTGGGTGCGGGGTCTGGAGACCCGCGCACAACAGAGTGCGGGAGACCCGTGCACAACTTTCCCGTATCCTCAAGCCTGTCCCCTCACGCCTCACGCCTTCTTGCCTACGGTCTACAGTCTCAAGCCTACAGCCTCTTTTACTGGGGAGCGGTTATGAAATACGGGGGTGCGGATTGTTGCGGGGGGTATTGTCGGCGGGTGGAGTTGCCGCGGGGGGATGGGGCGGTGTGGGGGTTGACGGTTAGTCCGTTGCCTTTGGCGTTTCATCGGCGGTTGCGGGAGCGGGGGATTGTGGCTCCGCGGCGGCCGACGCGTGTGGCGCGGGATTCATCCGGGAAGCCGCTGCGGGATCATCAGGGGTTAGCGGTGTTGGTGCCTGATGCGGAGAGTGGCGAGTATTTGACGGCGCTGGATCTTTATAACCAGCGCGTGGCGGCCTTGGTGTTGGTTGAAGGATTGCGGGCGGACGAGTCCTTGCAGTTTGAAACAGCGTTGCCGCACGTGGATGGTGATTGGCTCGGTTATGCGGATGGAATTTGTGAGGAGTTGGAGCGGGCGGGTTGGTCGGCGGGGGATGTGGGGTTGGTCTGCGAACATGTGTTTCGCGTGAGCAACTTGTTGGATGATCATGTGCGGGAGTCGGCGGGAAATTTTTCGCCGGCGGCGGCGACGTAAACGATGCCGTCGCCGGTCCGCGGTCCGTCGATTATTGGATTTTGCGTTGTTGCGAACAGTTGGGGCTGCAGGAAGCGGAGTTTGTCGCAGCGGAGTATGCGGATCAGGTGCGGTGGTTGGGGTATGTGATGCTGCGGGATGGGGAGGCTGGTCGGCGGTAGGCGGGGAAGAGTGGCCGGTGGTTAGTGGCCGGTGGCCAGAAACAGTACGCAGTAGGCAGTAGGTAGTGGGTTGGGGCTTGTTTGAGTTTGTTTGTGGGGCTCGTTTCTGTTGCTTGGCGTCTTGCGCTGATGTTGGGAGACCTGCGGTCGGGCGAGTGCGTTGGGAGACCTGCGGTCGCGATTGGTGCGGGGTCTGGAGACCCGCGCACAACTTTGGGGGGAGGCCCGCTCACAGCGTATTGTGTCCTCAAGCCTGTTCCCTCACGCCTCACGCCTTCCTTCCTACAGCCTACAGTCTCAAGCCTACAGCCTAGTTTAAAAAGGGTGTGAAACGTATGGCGGATTTATCGGGGCTTTCTTCGGTGAGCGGGGCTCCGCTGACTGAGACGCAGATACGGGGCATTTTGTCGCAGATTGATTTGGATATTACGAATCTGCTGCGGGATGGGAAGTTGTCGGCGCTGAAATATGCCTTGCCGGGGGCAGCGGGGCGGACGGCGGATCGGGCGGGGAACTTGCGGGCGTTGTTGGAAGCGCGGTCGTATTACCAGGCGTTGTTGACGTCGCGGCCGGGTTGGGAAGTTTCTGTGGGTGAGTGATAGTAGGCAGTAGGCAGAGGGCAGTAGGCAGTGAAGGAGTGGCCGGTGGGGAGTGGCCGGTGGCCAGAATGTGTTGGTGGGAGACCTTCGGTCGAGGGGGTGCGGGGTCGGGAGACCCGCGCACAACTTTCCCATATCCTCACGCCTGTTCCCTCAGGCCTCACGCCTTCTTCCTACAGCCTAAACACAAAGGAGCGCTAAGATGGTTTCTGTGGCAGCGGGGGTGTTGGGGGCGGATTTGGATGTGGTGTTTGCGGACTGGGGAGTGGTGGTGACTTATCGTGAGGTGAGTCAGGCGTATGTGCCGGCGACTCAGCAGGTGAGTGAAGAGTACACCGACACCGAAATCACGGCGCTCGTCAGCGGCGATGCGGGCGAGCCGACGCGGGGGACGGCGGGGCAGCATACGACTGACATGATTGAGTTCTTCGTCAAACAAGCGGACCTGCCGGCTGGAGCTCCGAAACTGACCAGCCGCATCGTGCATCAAGAACGCGAATACGAAATCGTAGGCTACGCCAACAGCGAAGACGGCACCACCTACCAACTCCTCTGCCGGCCTTAACCAGGCGGGTGGTTCGTGCTGCCGCACGAGGGGGTTGGGGCGCTCCCGTTGGTCGCTTGGTGGTTGGCGCGCGGATTGGTTTGTTGCGTCGTTGGGGTTGGGTGGGGCTTTCGTACTACGTAGAAAGGTGCGTCGTGACGCACCCTACGGGGCTACGGGGGATGGGGCGTTATTTGGTTGTGCCTCGCCCTTCCTTTGCATTGAGTTTGCCTGCGTGGGGGATATTTGGATGGGGATTTCGGTTTCGCTTGAAATTGTGAATGAGCCTACGGTGCGGCGATGGTTGGGGGAGATTCGAGGGCGTGAGGTTCCACGGGCTCGTAGGCGGTTGGTGCGGCGGGTTTCTCGGTCGGCGTTGTTGCGGACGATTGAGAATAATCCGGTCGATACGGCGCGTTCGCGGGCGTCTTGGGTGGCGGCATTGGAACAGTTGGGTGGTGCGGCGCCGGCCGGTTGGGAAGGCGCGCATCCGGAGGGTGCGGCGATATCTGAGGGGCGGAGTCGGAGCGGTCTTGTTGAGTCGAGTGAGACGGAACTGACGGAAGTCGTGGCGACGAGTGGGGTGGATTACATCAACTATTTGGAGTTTGGCACGCAGCGGATGTCGCCGTTTCAGATGGTGGTCCGCAGTTTGCAGAGTCTGCGCCCGACGGTTCCGCTGCAACCGTTTTTTACCGCCTCTGAGGATGAAATGGGGAGCATGGTGTGAGCGGATTTGGACAAGAAGCATTGGCGGGGAGTCTGTTCGCGCATTGGAGTGACAACTTCCCGTTGGCGGTGACGACGGTGTATCCGGGAACTCAGATCGATGCGGCCGGGCAAAGTGAGTGGTTGGAGATATGGATCAATGCCTGGCAGCGCGATCCGCGGCGGTCGGCGGGCAAGGAACAAGTGGATGTGTCGGTGACCGTGCACTGTTTTGTGGAGCGGACTTTGGACAAAGGACGGATTTTGGAATTGGCCGATGCGACGAAGTCGACGTTAGAGCATCAGCAAGTTTCGGTGACGGATCAATCGTTGAGCGATCCGCCGGTGGTGGGGCATTTGCAATTGTTTGAGACGCAAACGCGGACGATGACGCGACGGGATCGCGATGCGGGGCGGCATGGATTGCAGCACGTGGTGCTGGTGACGTCGGGGGTGGCTACGGAGGTTTGATGGGAGTGGCCGGTGGTCGGTGGTCAGAAAATAGTAGGCAGTAGGCAGTAGGCAGTAGGCAGTAGGCAGTAGGCAGTAGGCAGGGTTGGGCGGTTGTTTGGATTTGTTTGCGAGTCTCATGCCTGATGCCTCAGGCCTGGAGCCTATGTGGGGAGACCTGCGGTCGGGGCTGGTGCGGGGTCTGGAGACCCGCGCACAACTTAGGTGGGTGCGGGGTCGGGAGACCCGCGCACAACGGGGCGGGAGACCCGCGCACAACGATTTGCCTTAGGCCTGTGGCCTCAAGCCTCACGCCTTCTTCCTACGGTCTAAGGTCTACAGTCTCTTTTGATAGCAAAGGTGGTAGACGGCGATGGCGGTTACGAATGTGACGCGTAATTTGCGCGATGGGGAATTGGTGATTCAGGATGGGACTTCGGAGACTCCGCAGTCGTTGACGGTGCTGTTGGACGAGGGGGATTTGTCCTGGACGCAGCGGTCGAACACGATCGAGGTCAAGGATCGGGGGTCGATTGCAGCGGGGCATACGCGGCCGGGGGATGAGGAATCGATTGCGTTGTCGTTTACGGCAAAATGGACGCAGTTGATTGGGAAATACAACGACAGCGGCGATCCGTTGCAGTTGTATGAGTTTCTCAACTTCATGTCGGGGCTGAATATTGTCAGCACCTCGGAGAGTGGTGAGCAGGAGACGCTGCAGTTGGAGTTCACGGTGACCGATCCGGCGGGTGTTGCCGGTGAGAAGATCGTGTTTGCCAAGGTGTATCGTGAATCGCTGACGATGAACGAAGGGGACGAGGCAAACTTGATTTCGTTTTCCGGTCGCGACTTTGAGGTGGCGCCGGTGATTAGTCGGGTTTAGTGGCAGGAAAAAAGTGGCCGGTGGTCAGTGGCCGGTGGCCAGAAAGAGTGGGCAGTAGGCAGTAGGCAGTAGGCAGAGCGCAGGCGTGGGGGTGCGTTTGGAGTTCCTGCTTGGGCTCACGCCTCATGCTTATTTTGGGAGACCTTCGGTCGGGGGGTGTGCGGGGTCGGGAGACCCGCGCACAACTTTTACTTGTCCTCAAGCCTGTTCCCTCACGCCTCACGCCTCAAGCCAATTTTCCTACGGTCTACAGTCTAAAGCCGACAGTCTAATTACGGAGGCATTGCGATGGTGGCGTTTCGGGAGTCGTTGACGATTGCGATTCGGGGGGATAGTTCGCATTTGTCGCGGGAGTTGGATCGGGTGGGTGAGCGGATTTCTTCGCTCAGTGAGCGGTTGGGGCGGTTCAATCGGGCGGCATCGGAGATGGGGCGTTCGTTTGAGCGGATTGGTTTGGCGATTGGGCCGCTGCAAACGATCAGCACATTATTGGAGCGGATTACCAGTCAGATTCGATTGCTGTCGCGGACGCCGATTGTGTTGGACATTCGTCCGGCGGTGCAATCGCTGTTGATCTTGGGGCGGTTGATTGATGCGACCGCTGCGCGGCTGGCGCGGTTGTCAGCCGTAGGTACTGTCGGGGACGCGGGTGGAGCGACGGGACCGATTCGTGCGTATGCCAGTGGCGGAATGGTGACGGGGCCGGGCGGGGTGGATCGCGTGCCGGCGATGTTGACAGCTGGCGAGTTTGTGATTCGTCGACCGGCGGTGCAGCAATTGGGAGCGGCGTTTTTATCGGCGCTGAATCAGTCGTCGCCGACGAATCCACGGCCCACGCTAATGCCGGGACCACCGGTGGGGCAATCGACCTCAATCACCAACAATCTGGGCGGCGTGACGGTGAATGTTTCGCAGGTGGGCGAAGTCGCTGGGGTGGTGCGCGACTTGCAGTTTCGTGATTCGGCGCTGCGGGCGCGGCGGGGGTGAAACTGTTGGCAGGGGCGAAGTGGCCGGTGGCTAGTGGCCGGTGGCCAGAAAAGTAGGCAGTAGGCAGAGGGCAGTAGGCAGTGGTGGGGGGGAATTGCGTTTGGTTTTTGCTTGCGAGTCTCACGCCTGTTCCCTCACGCCTCACGTCTTCCTACCTGCAGCCTAAGGTCTCAAGCCTACAGTCTAATGACACTTGGAGAATTGCGATGTCGTTTGTGTTTAAGCCGGCGGTTTATAAGAGTTCCACATTGTATGAATTGCCGCGGCCGGTGCCGGTGTTGCGGGTGCGGGATGCTTGGGATGCGAGTCGGTTTAAGGTGCCGTTGGCTGATGGGGATGCATTGGTGGGGCATTCGCGGCAGGGGGTGGATATTTCCCTGGAAGGGCAAATCGGTTCGCAGAGCGGTTCGCTGAAGACGTCCGAAGGGGCCATGCTAGAGGAATTGGAGGCGTTGCGAAGCACGTTGGATGTTTCGTCGGCGTCAGAGAAGTTTGAGTTCTTTATCTATCACGACGCAACGAGCGGGACCTATCGCAAATTCAAATTGTGTTCGACAGTGCAGTTTGAAATGGATTTGTCGAATCAGAATTTGTTCACCTATTCGTTGGTGGTGCATGCGGAGAATCCGGTGTTGTATACGACGGCGCCTGGGGCTTGAGTGATAGTGGGCAGGGGGAGAAGTGGCCGGTGGCGAGTGGCCGGTGGGCAGTAGGTAGTAGGCAGTGGGCAGTGGGCAGTGGGCAGTGGGGGCGGGGGAGACCTTCGGTCGGGGGCTGTGCGGGGTCGGGAGACCCGCGCACAACGTAGACCCGTGCACAACGGCGACCGGCGTACGACGGCGCGTTTGATTTTTGGTTGCAAATCTCAGGCCTGTCCCCTCACGCCTCACGCCTCTTACAAAGGAACGTGACATGGGTTATCAGCGGCGGATTGTGCATTATCGTCCGGGGCCGGGTGATTTTCAGGCGGTGATTTCTGATCGTGCGATTGCTGGGTGTTGGTTTGAATTACATCGGCAAGGTGGCTGCGGGGCGGGGGAATTGCGGCTGAAGGATCGATTCGTGGATCGCGCGGGGATCGAGATCGGGGATTGGATCTCGATGGCGTATCAGACAGGTGACCGTTGGTACTTGGGGCGCGTTGAAGAACGCGTGGCGACGAGTCCGGCGGAGATCTCGTTTCGCTTGCAAGGGATGAGTGTGGAATTGGGTGAGGTGTTTCCCGGCGGATTCTCACCGGACCGCGCTGATGGCGTGCCTCCGCATCGTTATGCCCGGACCGATCTGTTTCCCAATGACCCGGACCGTTCGCTAGAAACGGTCGATGCGGTGAGTCAGCCGGATGAATTTGTGACGTTGTTGCTGCAACAATACGTGGTTCCGCGGACGCATATTTCACTCGATGCGGCGATGATCGATGCGGTGAATTTGGCCGACGGAGTGACGACGGCCAAGTTTCGGGGGGAGGAGAGTGTGCGTTCGATTCTCAAAGAAGAGGCGGTTCGAGCGTTTAATGCGTCGTGGGGCGTGGATGCTTGGGGGCGGTTTTTCTTTTTGCAAAAACGGACGTCGGTGATTGCCACGTTTCAAGAGGGGGTGGATGTTGTTGCGTTGGAAGAGTCCCGCGATCGGGATTTGTTGTACAACCGCGTGATGCTGACCGGCGGGTATATCTATGACGAGCAGTTGGGGTCGGACATTTTTATGCGGGGCTATTATCGCTGGCGGGGCAACTACATTCAGCCGGCAAGTCGGGATCAACATGGAGAGCGGCGGATACGGATTTGGATTCCTTGGATCCGGACGGAATCGGATTCGCGTCAGTTTGTGAAAGAGTTTTTCCGCGTATATGCGCAGCCGACGAGCCGGTATTTCGTTGAGGTGGCGGATCAGCACGTGCTGCCGGTGCCGTGGGGCGGTCGTATTCTGATCAAGGACCACAGCGGGGCGGAATTGATATCGGCGATGGTGGAAACGATCCGGGTGCAATTTGATCATGCGCCCCGTTTTCGGTTGGAAATCGGACCGGAAGATCCGCACACGCATTGGCCAGAACCGCCGCACGATGAGCGGTGGGAGATTCCGGGGAACCAAAATCAAAATGGTGGGCATGGAGGGAGCGAGCTTTCGTTTGATAGCAGCGACGTCGGTCCTGATTCGACCGATGCGAGTTCGTCGTCGGTGTCGGGCAGTTCCAGTTTCGGGGTGTCGAGCAGTTTGGAGTCCAGCGAACTGTCTGGGGGCGAATCGGTCGTGGAAACCGAAGGTGGAGGCAGCAGTGGGGACGAAAGCGAATCGGGCGGCGGGGAAAGTGGTTCGTCGGATTCGGGAGTGTCCAGCGGGGAGGAATCGAGCGGAGCGTCGGAGAGCGGGGAGAGCAGTGGCGGTGGGGAAAGTGGTTCTGGCGGCGAGAACAGTTCCAGTAGCGCGAATGACACGTGTGTCGAAAAAACAGCAACCGATTCGGACACCGTTGATGATGGTGGCGATGAGGAGTGGGAAAGGTTGGGTGGTGGCAGAGGTGAGGTGTCGCTGGGTCAAAACGACTCTGCCCAAACTCTGCGTTGTTTTGATTTCAATTTTTCGTTGCCATCGGGCAAGACTGTGGTGGGAATCACGGTGACGTACAACCTCGAGTGTTCGAACAACGCTGCCAACGATGTCGTGGGGGGCGAGGTGACTGTGACCAGCGGCAGTAAGTCGGGGACGAAGAGCTTGTTTGTGGGTGACGGTGTGTGGCCGGACAGCGAAACGGATGAGATCGTAGGCAGCGAAGGGGATACGTGGGGCGAATCCTGGACAACGGATGATTTCAATGCGTTTGGATTGCAGGTCGATTTGTCTGCAGTCGAACATTTGGGCAATGCGAACACTCGTACGGCGGAGGTCAATTCGGTGAAGCTCAAGGTCTGTTATGAAGAGTGACTGGGATGGCCAGTTAGCGGCGCGGAGTTGTATTCACAAACTCGCGGTGGGTTATTCAACCAGAGGATAGATAACCGATGACGACGTTGTTCTATCGACTGACGACCGACGGCCGGCAACTCCCTGCGGCGTTGGATGATGCATACTCCGGACCGGTGGCGTCGGCGTGTTGGTTGATTGGGGGCGGTCCGTCGTTGGCGGAGTTGCCGCACCGTTTGATCGATGAGTCTCCGGTGCCCAAGATGTCGGTGAATCTATCGGGGACACGCATACTGCGGCCGAATTTTTGGACCTCGTACGATCCATCGGCTCGGTTTCATCGGTCGGTGTATCTTGATCCGGGAATTTTGAAGTTCGTGCATCGGCGGCGGGCCATGGATCTGGTGCCGGAGACGACCTATAAAGTTTGCGAATGTCCGGGGACCTATTTTTTTGAGCGGGATGGCCAACGGGGGTTTCATCAATTTTTGTCGCCGACGTTCCCCGGTATTGTCGATTGGGCTGATTCGATGGTGCAGGCGATCGATATTTTGTATCGCTTGGGATTTCGGATGATCTATCTGGCCGGTTGCGAGATGCGTGTGCGATTGTCGGATGCACAGTTGCAATGTGCGGCAGCGGCGGGAATCGAATTTGCACCGGGGGAGTTGTTGCGCGATTTTCTGGGGCGGGCGGAGCAGGCGGGGGTGGATTGCGACACGTTCGATGCCTTGCCGGCGGGGCCGCACTATCACTTTGACGAGCAGAAGCATGTGCGGGCAGCGGCGAATACTGATGCGCATTATTTTCGCATCGCGCAATATCTGCGGTTGTCGCGACGGTCGTTGGCGTTGGCGGGGTTGCAGTTGATTTCCGTGACGCCCGGCAGTCGTCTGAATGACTATTTTCCGTATCGCACAGTCGAGGAGGCCTGCGGGCAGATCGCTCAGGTGGTGGGGGATCCACGAACCGAACCGGTGCGCGGGTTGTATCGACAGATGGATGCGCGACAACCGGCTGAGGTGGGACCGATGCGGGACTTCAAACCACACAATTGGAAGGCTCCACGCGTGGCGCAGGTTGAGAAGCCGGTTCCCGCGGATGGGGAATTGGTGGTGGAGGCGGAAGGTTATCAACAAGCGGCAGGCAACGCTCGTCAGGCAGCCCAACAACGACTGCGCGGCGCGCTGGATGCGGTGGGGGATGCGGAACCGGCGCTGCAGGAAATGGGATAACACAAAATTCACGATGCCCGATACGACCATCATCATCCCGCAGCGAGGACATGCGGATTTGACACGGGACTGTTTGACCAGTTTGCGCGAACAGGACCGTGCGGCTTGGTCGGTCGTTGTTGTGGATGACGGGAGTCCGCAGGCAGCGACGGGGTTAACCGTGGAGGATGTTTCTCCCGGACAATTGATTCTGCAACCGCACCGTGGGGTCTCGGCGGCTTGGAACCGTGGAGCGGCCGCGTCTGGGACGCAGTTTCTGGTGTTTTTGAATAACGACACGATTTCCACGGGTCCGTGGGTCGACGAATTGGTGCGGCCGTTGCGACAGAGGGAGTGTGTTTTGACCGGAGTCGCGATGCGCGCCGAGCGGGCGTTGCCCGAATCGCTGTTGGACCAGTTGGCGATGCGGACCTTTCTGGCAGGTTGGTGTTTTGCGATTTCCGCTTCGGTATTTCGCGAGCTGGGGGGCTTTGACGAGTCGCTGCGCGTGTATTGGTCGGATACCGATTTGCAGTTGCGGGCGGCATTGCAGATGAGGTGTGATTCCCGAGAGGTGCTGCGGGATGTAGCCGGGCTACCGTTGGTGCATTTGGGGCATCGCACAGCGCATGACGGTCGCTGTTTGCCGCGGCAGCGCGAGCAATGGTGCACGGATCGCCAGGGGTTTATTGCGAAGTGGCAGCAGCGACTTGCGGGTGGTGTGTTGGGGCCTTGACTAATTTTTCGTTCGGTTTTGATATCCTCTCTTTCGGACCGGGAGCAATGCTGTGCGCATGTTGCAGGTGTGTAATGTGGGGCGGATTATGGGGGGGACGGCGGCGTGCGCGTGGACGGTGGTCCGCAGTTTGCCGGAGTTTCAACACACGGTTGTGTTTCTGAGCCGCGTGGCTGCGGAGACCCGGGTGGAGTTTGGTGATTGTGAAATCGAACAATGGGACAAAGTGACAGCCGAGCGCGTGCGTCGCAGCGGCGCCGATGTGGTTTTGTTGCACAATACCTCCGCCCGTCGCGTGGAAGGTCCTTTACCTGTGGCGACGTTGCTGTATCAGCATTCGCGCATCACGCCGGCGGCGAGCGACTTACGTGTTTTTTGTTCGCGGTGGCTGGCGGAGTGTTGTGGCGCTGGGGCGGAGACCGTATTGCATCAAGCGGTGCCAACACCCGGTGGGCGGGAGCGGCAATTCGACACGCGCGCGTTGCGGGGCAGACCGGTGGTGGGACGATTGTGTACGCCGGCGCTGCGGAAGTGGCCGGAGTTGTTGGTGGGGTTTTATGTGGAACTGGCGCAGCGGCATCCGGAGGTCGCCTGGGAGTTCGTGGGCTGTCCGGACAAGCTACAAGATCCGCTGCGCACCGCTTGCGCGGGGCAGGCCCAGTTTTTTGAAGCGGCGTGGTCGGCTCGTGAACGTTTGTGGCATTGGGATGCGTTGTTGTACCACCATCCGACGCTGACCGAGTCGTTTGGGCGAACGGCGGCCGAAGCACTGCGGGCCGGTTGCATTCCGATTGTGGATCGTCGTGGGGGATTTCAGGAACAGCTTGTCGAGGGCTGCGGCCATTTGTGTACGGGGATTGAAGAATTCAGTAGCGCGATCGCAACGTTATCCGATCCGGGCGAAAAGTTACGTCAATCACGCCGTTGCCGTGCGCATGGTGATCGGGAGTTTTCGTTGCAGCAATTTCGGGACGAGTTGTTTACGCGGTTGAGGGCGTTGGCTGTTGGGGAAACGGTGTACTAAGTTCTCAGCGGCTGAAATTTGGTGTGTGATTGATGATGCAACATCAAAATTCAGAACGAGGGTGCCACTGGCTTTGCCAGTATTTCGCAATTCTCGCAGACATTTGCCTTTGCACTGGCAAAGCCAGTGGCACCCGTGCACCCGTGAAAATTAAAAAAAATGGGTTTTGCTACGAGTTGTTATTCCGTGGACAAATGCATTACCGTAGAGCCGCGCTCTCTGATTTTACAAAACTGTTTTTTTCGGCACTCTGCCCACTGACCACTCTGCGGAATCAATCACAACCATGGAGCAGGATTCGGATCGCAATTCGTTTCTCGCGATGGCGGCCCTTTTTGAAGGAGGGTTGGTTGTCGTTGCGCTGGCGTTGGGATGGGTGTTTGGTGTGCCGCCGCTGGAGAGTTTGGTCTGGGATCCCTGGGCGGTCTTGTGGGGTTTGGTCGGTGTGGTCCCGCTGTACGCCGGTTTTATTATTTTTGACCGCTATCCCGTCGGGCCG from Symmachiella dynata encodes:
- a CDS encoding glycosyltransferase is translated as MPDTTIIIPQRGHADLTRDCLTSLREQDRAAWSVVVVDDGSPQAATGLTVEDVSPGQLILQPHRGVSAAWNRGAAASGTQFLVFLNNDTISTGPWVDELVRPLRQRECVLTGVAMRAERALPESLLDQLAMRTFLAGWCFAISASVFRELGGFDESLRVYWSDTDLQLRAALQMRCDSREVLRDVAGLPLVHLGHRTAHDGRCLPRQREQWCTDRQGFIAKWQQRLAGGVLGP
- a CDS encoding glycosyltransferase family 4 protein, whose product is MLQVCNVGRIMGGTAACAWTVVRSLPEFQHTVVFLSRVAAETRVEFGDCEIEQWDKVTAERVRRSGADVVLLHNTSARRVEGPLPVATLLYQHSRITPAASDLRVFCSRWLAECCGAGAETVLHQAVPTPGGRERQFDTRALRGRPVVGRLCTPALRKWPELLVGFYVELAQRHPEVAWEFVGCPDKLQDPLRTACAGQAQFFEAAWSARERLWHWDALLYHHPTLTESFGRTAAEALRAGCIPIVDRRGGFQEQLVEGCGHLCTGIEEFSSAIATLSDPGEKLRQSRRCRAHGDREFSLQQFRDELFTRLRALAVGETVY